A genomic window from Gammaproteobacteria bacterium includes:
- the lysA gene encoding diaminopimelate decarboxylase produces the protein MNHFEYRGGRLFAEDVDVQRIIDEVGSPCYVYSRATLERHWKAFDSVLGGHEHLICYAVKANSNLAVLNLLVRLGSGFDIVSAGELRRVIAAGGHPSKVVFSGVGKSVDEMRYALQLGIRCFNVESLAELERLNEVAAEVGVRAPVSLRVNPDVDARTHPYISTGLKENKFGIDIEAAPAVYRRAAELLNLDVIGIDCHIGSQLSDLTPFVDALDRVLLLIDSLAAQGIHLRHIDLGGGLGITYRDETPPSPAEYAAALLGPLKARALEIILEPGRAIVGNAGILLTRVEYLKHGAEKNFAIVDAAMNDLIRPALYGAWQDIVPVQPRAGDGAQVYDVVGPVCETGDFLGKDRSLDIVAGDVLAVRSAGAYGFTMSSNYNSRPRVAEVMVDGDRFQIVRQREAVEDLWRGESLLR, from the coding sequence ATGAATCATTTTGAATACCGTGGCGGACGCCTGTTCGCCGAAGACGTGGATGTGCAACGCATCATCGACGAGGTCGGCTCGCCGTGTTATGTCTATTCGCGTGCCACGCTGGAACGGCACTGGAAGGCCTTTGACAGTGTACTGGGCGGCCACGAACATCTGATCTGTTATGCCGTAAAGGCCAACTCCAACCTGGCAGTGCTGAACCTGCTGGTGCGCCTGGGTTCGGGTTTCGATATCGTCTCCGCCGGTGAATTGCGACGGGTGATTGCCGCCGGCGGCCACCCGTCCAAGGTGGTGTTTTCCGGGGTGGGTAAAAGCGTCGACGAGATGCGTTACGCCCTGCAGCTGGGGATCCGCTGCTTTAATGTCGAGTCGCTGGCCGAGCTCGAACGCCTCAACGAGGTCGCCGCTGAGGTCGGCGTGCGTGCACCGGTGTCGCTACGGGTTAACCCCGATGTGGACGCCAGGACCCATCCCTATATCTCCACCGGCCTGAAAGAAAACAAGTTTGGCATCGACATCGAAGCTGCACCGGCGGTCTATCGTCGCGCCGCCGAGCTGTTAAACCTTGACGTCATCGGCATTGATTGCCACATCGGCTCCCAGCTCAGCGACCTGACCCCGTTTGTCGATGCGCTGGATCGCGTGCTGCTGCTGATCGACAGCCTGGCCGCGCAGGGCATCCATCTGCGCCACATCGACCTGGGTGGCGGCCTGGGCATCACCTATCGTGATGAGACCCCGCCCAGCCCGGCCGAATATGCCGCCGCCCTGCTGGGTCCGCTGAAGGCCCGCGCCCTGGAGATCATCCTCGAACCGGGGCGGGCCATCGTGGGGAATGCCGGCATCCTGCTGACGAGGGTGGAATACCTCAAGCACGGCGCGGAGAAAAATTTCGCCATCGTCGATGCCGCCATGAACGACCTGATCCGCCCCGCCCTGTATGGCGCGTGGCAGGACATCGTCCCCGTGCAGCCGCGCGCGGGTGATGGGGCGCAGGTCTACGATGTGGTGGGCCCGGTGTGTGAGACGGGGGATTTTCTCGGCAAGGATCGCAGCCTCGACATCGTCGCCGGTGATGTGCTGGCGGTGCGCTCCGCCGGGGCCTACGGCTTCACCATGAGCTCTAACTATAATTCCCGCCCCAGGGTGGCCGAGGTGATGGTCGACGGCGACCGCTTCCAGATCGTCCGCCAGCGGGAAGCGGTAGAGGATCTGTGGCGGGGAGAAAGCCTGCTGCGCTAA
- a CDS encoding diguanylate cyclase produces the protein MEDPTLDFSHHILNHVPMAIIITDDAGLVLWCNDTMANWTQCLASSCLGRNEASILGSTAQANSSLQIPTSNGPFTLGQTSSGEPRRVMRCPLPALDGLQTVCYLDVSDEESLRKERTQLAQQLAQHNTVDTISGLLNDNAIHSGLEPLISRSRRYQNPLSVVTMEITNFPQINIAAGQVAIDKVIIAVSQLLRDQMRWADMVGRLESGQFVFVLPETDRVAAIALAHKLSTQLSTLNISVDEHLAVQPQACFGVAAWEKGDDIRLLLTRSSEAVQTAIQGGAFSVQAG, from the coding sequence ATGGAAGACCCCACTCTCGACTTCAGCCATCACATCCTGAATCACGTCCCCATGGCCATCATCATCACCGATGATGCCGGGCTGGTCTTGTGGTGCAACGACACGATGGCCAACTGGACCCAGTGCCTTGCCAGCAGCTGCCTCGGTCGCAACGAGGCCTCCATCCTCGGCTCCACGGCGCAGGCCAATTCCAGCCTACAGATTCCCACCAGCAACGGCCCCTTCACGCTCGGACAGACGTCCAGCGGCGAACCACGGCGCGTGATGCGCTGCCCCCTGCCGGCACTCGATGGCCTGCAGACTGTCTGTTATCTGGACGTCAGCGACGAAGAGTCGCTGCGCAAGGAACGCACCCAACTGGCGCAACAACTGGCACAGCACAATACCGTGGACACCATCAGTGGCCTGCTGAATGACAACGCCATCCACAGCGGGCTTGAGCCGCTCATCTCGCGCAGTCGCCGTTACCAGAATCCGCTGTCCGTGGTCACCATGGAGATTACCAATTTCCCGCAGATCAACATCGCCGCCGGCCAGGTGGCCATCGACAAGGTGATCATTGCGGTCAGTCAGTTGCTGCGTGACCAGATGCGCTGGGCCGATATGGTCGGTCGTCTCGAATCCGGGCAGTTCGTGTTTGTATTGCCGGAGACCGATCGCGTGGCCGCCATTGCCCTGGCGCACAAACTTTCCACCCAGCTCAGCACCCTCAACATCAGCGTGGACGAACACCTCGCGGTACAGCCGCAGGCCTGTTTCGGCGTGGCCGCCTGGGAAAAGGGCGATGACATTCGCCTGCTACTCACGCGCTCCAGCGAGGCAGTGCAGACCGCGATTCAGGGTGGCGCGTTTTCGGTGCAGGCCGGCTGA
- the cyaY gene encoding iron donor protein CyaY, giving the protein MEPGEFNQKVDDMLSAIEDALDDCDAELDWDSASGILTIECENGSQVIINRQEPSRQIWVAARSGGFHFDYDPEAHCWKQGELELVSFLNKALSEQSGESVALKASA; this is encoded by the coding sequence GTGGAGCCAGGCGAATTCAACCAGAAAGTCGATGACATGTTGTCCGCCATTGAAGATGCGCTGGATGACTGCGACGCGGAGCTGGACTGGGATTCGGCCAGCGGCATCCTCACCATCGAATGTGAAAATGGCTCGCAGGTGATCATTAATCGCCAGGAGCCTTCCCGCCAGATCTGGGTGGCCGCGCGCTCGGGGGGGTTCCATTTCGACTACGATCCTGAGGCGCATTGCTGGAAGCAGGGCGAGCTGGAACTGGTGAGCTTTCTGAACAAGGCGCTCAGCGAACAGTCGGGCGAGAGCGTGGCGCTCAAGGCCTCTGCCTAG
- a CDS encoding DUF3368 domain-containing protein has protein sequence MSKTLLISDANILIDMDAGGLLEPMFSLEYTFATPDMLYQEELAELHPHLLDMGLKAMELSEDTVQQLVEFSQTYGHTGVSSYDLASMGLAQQEQAPLLTGDRKLHQVCIQENVEVHGSLWLVNELHSTKIVSFDEIELAYERMKADGSRLPWDEVKNQLKRFRKKK, from the coding sequence GTGAGCAAGACATTACTGATCAGTGATGCAAATATCCTGATTGATATGGATGCAGGTGGGCTACTTGAGCCCATGTTTTCACTGGAATATACGTTTGCTACGCCTGATATGCTTTATCAAGAAGAATTAGCAGAACTTCATCCGCACTTGCTTGATATGGGGCTTAAAGCGATGGAATTATCTGAGGACACAGTGCAACAACTTGTAGAGTTCAGCCAAACTTATGGCCATACAGGGGTCAGTAGTTATGACCTGGCCTCAATGGGGCTGGCACAACAGGAACAGGCACCATTGTTAACGGGCGATAGGAAACTACATCAAGTCTGTATCCAGGAAAATGTCGAAGTCCACGGAAGCTTATGGCTGGTTAATGAATTACACAGCACAAAAATCGTCAGCTTTGATGAAATTGAACTGGCTTATGAGAGAATGAAAGCAGATGGCAGTCGCCTGCCCTGGGATGAAGTCAAAAACCAGTTAAAACGATTTAGGAAAAAAAAGTAA
- a CDS encoding metal-dependent hydrolase: protein MQQHIGLELPSLWGGISCYAEQKQGANTAEPVVNASLAAACGTLPDILEPAFHPNHRQLFHSVGFAVLLGYGLYSLWKWQPEDEGRQLARKLGLVIGGAYLVHLAMDASTPKSLPLFGR from the coding sequence ATGCAGCAACACATCGGCTTGGAGCTGCCCTCGTTGTGGGGGGGGATCTCCTGCTACGCGGAACAAAAACAAGGCGCAAATACCGCTGAACCCGTAGTAAACGCATCTCTTGCAGCTGCCTGCGGTACCTTGCCTGACATCCTGGAGCCAGCTTTTCATCCCAATCATCGCCAATTATTTCATAGCGTTGGTTTTGCAGTGTTGCTGGGTTATGGCTTGTATAGCCTATGGAAGTGGCAGCCTGAAGATGAGGGCCGCCAATTGGCTCGGAAATTAGGGCTCGTTATTGGTGGCGCCTATTTGGTTCACTTGGCGATGGATGCCTCGACTCCCAAGTCTCTTCCTCTATTCGGTAGATAA
- a CDS encoding YqgE/AlgH family protein → MAMLPIVIARRPITSPHRWAAALFSTRLWFCTLLWSSALLWLGLCLPLAAADTEPANEGRFLVATAQLEGTSFQEAVILITHYSERGATGLTINRPTDIPLQDAFPHNDHLQQRADPLYLGGPVSSNAIFVLLRTDRPQPTMHRIAKNIYFATAQHAFSDLRAGHSRIYAGYAGWMPGQLQAEIARGDWLVVNIDPDIIFENDTTTIWPRLSKSWSGRWL, encoded by the coding sequence ATGGCCATGCTGCCAATCGTAATCGCCAGACGACCGATCACCTCGCCGCACCGCTGGGCCGCTGCGTTGTTCAGCACCCGGCTCTGGTTCTGCACGCTGCTATGGTCCAGCGCTCTGCTATGGCTCGGCCTCTGCCTGCCGCTTGCCGCCGCTGACACCGAGCCCGCCAATGAAGGCCGGTTTCTGGTCGCCACCGCGCAGCTGGAGGGCACCAGTTTTCAGGAGGCCGTTATCCTGATCACGCATTACAGTGAACGCGGCGCCACCGGCCTAACCATCAATCGTCCTACCGACATCCCCTTGCAGGATGCCTTTCCGCACAACGACCATCTACAGCAGCGAGCAGACCCGTTGTACCTCGGTGGCCCGGTGAGCAGCAATGCAATCTTCGTGCTGCTGCGCACCGACCGGCCGCAGCCCACTATGCACCGCATCGCCAAGAATATTTATTTCGCTACCGCCCAACATGCCTTTAGTGATTTACGCGCGGGACATTCACGCATCTACGCCGGTTATGCCGGCTGGATGCCCGGCCAGCTGCAGGCCGAGATTGCCCGCGGTGACTGGCTGGTCGTCAACATCGACCCCGATATTATCTTTGAAAATGACACCACCACGATCTGGCCGCGCCTGAGCAAGAGCTGGTCTGGTCGATGGCTCTAA
- a CDS encoding SAP domain-containing protein: MSKRTKKDLLPLISRTRLLELAGNYDVSGLSSKSKGDIVQAMVQYRKIALADMLETLKRDELKDLCKKLSLDDSGREKGVLIERLVNGKQVASIAEER; encoded by the coding sequence ATGAGTAAAAGAACGAAAAAAGATTTATTGCCTCTGATATCCCGCACACGCTTGTTGGAGCTAGCGGGAAATTACGACGTTTCAGGCCTTAGCAGTAAATCCAAAGGTGATATCGTACAGGCCATGGTCCAATATCGAAAAATTGCACTGGCAGATATGCTTGAAACATTGAAGCGTGACGAACTGAAGGATCTGTGCAAAAAATTATCACTGGATGATTCAGGTCGTGAAAAAGGTGTACTCATAGAACGCCTGGTAAATGGAAAACAAGTGGCCTCGATTGCGGAAGAGCGTTAA
- a CDS encoding alpha/beta hydrolase has protein sequence MRQFDSHIEIDTSPSPTAAVIWLHGLGADGSDFVPVVPQLGLPENPGIRFLFPHAPVRPVTCNGGYAMRAWYDIYSLDELRHEDQPGLVDAQQRIEALIQAENERGIPTHRIVLLGFSQGGAVALYTGLRHPQRLAGIGALSSYLPLCQTPAADYAPDNRDTPVFIAHGRQDPVVAFHLGKESRERLQQLGYPVEWKSYDMEHSVCADEIDDISAWLSNCLR, from the coding sequence ATGAGGCAGTTCGACAGCCACATCGAGATCGACACCTCCCCCTCGCCCACCGCCGCTGTCATCTGGCTGCACGGCCTCGGGGCCGACGGCAGCGATTTTGTGCCTGTGGTGCCCCAGCTTGGGTTGCCGGAAAATCCCGGCATCCGCTTCCTGTTTCCGCACGCCCCCGTGCGCCCGGTGACCTGCAATGGCGGCTACGCGATGCGCGCCTGGTACGACATCTATTCGCTGGATGAGCTGAGACATGAGGACCAGCCGGGCCTGGTCGATGCCCAACAGCGCATCGAGGCCCTGATCCAGGCCGAAAACGAACGCGGCATCCCCACTCACCGCATCGTGCTGCTGGGCTTCTCGCAGGGTGGCGCGGTCGCCCTGTATACCGGCCTGCGACACCCGCAGCGACTGGCCGGGATCGGCGCCCTGTCCAGCTATCTTCCGTTATGCCAGACGCCCGCCGCAGACTATGCGCCCGACAATCGTGACACGCCCGTTTTTATCGCACATGGACGACAGGACCCGGTCGTCGCCTTTCACCTCGGCAAGGAGAGTCGCGAGCGACTGCAACAGCTGGGCTACCCGGTGGAATGGAAAAGCTACGACATGGAGCACAGCGTGTGCGCGGATGAGATCGACGACATCTCCGCCTGGCTGAGTAACTGCCTGAGATAA
- a CDS encoding class I adenylate cyclase encodes MTSDNLPSAAPDRQAKTGTDPLDVRAMRKRFLAINRERLRRAEEALRYRTRDFLELLPLLFHINHAMLPGFVSKQTPAGISDWTPTKKSLEAGKRHAKSFDYKKRALRTFDIHSIFLMGSVGTIGHSEKSDFDVWVCHRPDLNNDQLVQLSTKCTDIEKWGASVGLEVHFFLMDADKFRSGDVVELSSESSGSTQHHLLLEEFYRTSLLVAGRYPVWWLVPPEEEANYTEYVARLIRQRFIPENEVIDFGGLSEVPAEEFFGAALWQVYKGIDSPYKSVLKMLLMEVYAAEYPNGDLLSLSFKRAIYSGVTDLNLLDPYTILIERLQQYLLHRGSHERLELVRRCFYFKVELALSRHSRVNRNWRWQRMTELASLWQWTDGYIEHLDDRASWNVHQVLKERRVLVDEITHSYMALSRFGRKHSDLARIEQKDLNVLGRKLYAAFERKAGKIETVNRGISANIVESHITIIQGRGKEDEESWALYPGAVEAAEPGASLKRARSILEILAWCHFNRLIGPRTIISLVLNDGVLSLKETRAILSTLESQFPDGILPPTDIESFSAPPRIVTGCIFANVGVDPLPTHSRRGTGLVSDQSDIMNYSGFSHNLAISFDLLVVTSWNEVITYKYSGIGGLLECLAQYLHWNATDAELSTGLAPPPPSAYSFSSSHSHAIAKRIEELFAAVAGVFSTATGTGEARYILQVEKSYYLLESYQGSFKYSYQPTYESLLGQLAEPQEVFRPIKVDRHAMHNTPLPTILGKNRTGFIQMFYYSLGKEVDIFVLDENGSLFHQRIPYFEDGALVNHYSRFFDAVLNRQSFMFQDSHASLMLDALEIFKVRHRHNKYDLERQAVDVDRPMNYFNVQVIGDMVNQNTAFTVYCNDEEFSSLDHGTSLFKEVARYVLRMRNSGQRYPIYITDVDLSPTLLGARRADKVQAIDYLKYKKRIEEKLNKELNRL; translated from the coding sequence ATGACCAGCGACAACCTCCCCTCAGCAGCGCCCGACAGGCAGGCCAAGACCGGCACTGATCCGCTGGATGTGCGTGCGATGCGTAAGCGTTTTCTGGCAATAAACCGCGAACGCCTGCGCCGTGCGGAAGAGGCCTTACGCTATCGGACGCGCGATTTCCTGGAATTGCTACCCTTGCTGTTTCACATCAATCACGCGATGTTGCCCGGTTTTGTCTCCAAGCAAACGCCGGCGGGAATCTCGGACTGGACGCCCACCAAGAAGAGTCTTGAGGCAGGCAAGCGCCACGCCAAAAGCTTTGACTATAAAAAGCGCGCCCTGCGGACCTTCGATATCCATTCGATATTTTTGATGGGCAGTGTGGGCACGATCGGTCACTCGGAAAAAAGCGACTTTGACGTATGGGTATGCCATCGCCCGGATCTGAACAACGATCAGTTGGTGCAGCTATCCACCAAGTGTACGGATATCGAAAAATGGGGAGCGTCCGTCGGTCTGGAAGTCCACTTTTTCCTGATGGATGCCGACAAGTTCCGCAGTGGCGACGTGGTAGAGCTGAGTAGTGAGAGTAGTGGTAGTACCCAGCACCATCTCCTGCTGGAGGAGTTTTATCGCACCAGCCTGCTGGTTGCCGGACGTTACCCGGTCTGGTGGCTGGTGCCGCCGGAAGAGGAGGCGAATTATACGGAGTATGTCGCGCGCCTTATCCGCCAGCGTTTTATCCCGGAAAACGAGGTGATCGATTTCGGTGGCCTGAGCGAGGTGCCTGCCGAGGAGTTTTTTGGCGCGGCGCTGTGGCAGGTCTATAAAGGTATCGACTCGCCCTACAAGTCGGTGCTGAAGATGTTGCTGATGGAGGTCTATGCCGCAGAATATCCCAACGGTGATCTGCTCAGCCTGAGTTTTAAGCGTGCCATCTATTCCGGGGTTACTGATCTGAATCTGCTGGACCCCTACACCATCCTGATCGAAAGATTACAGCAGTACCTGTTGCATCGCGGATCACACGAACGGCTGGAACTGGTGCGGCGCTGCTTTTATTTCAAGGTAGAGCTTGCGCTCAGTCGTCACTCGCGGGTGAACCGGAACTGGCGCTGGCAGCGCATGACCGAACTGGCCAGCCTCTGGCAGTGGACCGATGGATATATCGAACACCTTGATGACAGGGCATCGTGGAATGTGCATCAGGTATTAAAAGAGCGCCGGGTGCTGGTGGACGAGATCACCCACAGCTATATGGCCCTGTCGCGTTTTGGCCGGAAGCATTCTGATCTCGCGCGCATTGAACAGAAAGACCTGAATGTCCTGGGCCGCAAATTGTACGCAGCATTTGAGCGCAAGGCCGGCAAGATCGAAACGGTGAATCGTGGTATCTCCGCCAATATTGTGGAAAGCCACATTACGATCATCCAGGGCCGGGGCAAGGAAGATGAGGAGTCGTGGGCCCTGTATCCCGGGGCGGTCGAGGCCGCCGAGCCGGGCGCCAGTCTGAAGCGGGCGCGCAGCATTCTGGAGATTCTGGCGTGGTGTCATTTCAATCGACTGATCGGGCCGCGCACCATTATCAGCCTGGTACTGAATGACGGGGTGCTGTCACTGAAAGAAACCCGGGCGATCCTGTCGACCCTGGAATCACAGTTCCCTGACGGTATCCTGCCGCCAACCGATATCGAAAGTTTCAGCGCGCCGCCGCGCATCGTGACCGGCTGTATCTTCGCCAACGTGGGCGTTGACCCGCTACCGACACATTCGCGGCGGGGTACCGGGCTGGTGAGCGATCAGTCCGACATCATGAATTACAGCGGTTTTTCACACAATCTGGCGATCAGCTTTGATCTTCTGGTGGTGACCAGCTGGAACGAGGTGATTACCTATAAATATTCCGGCATCGGCGGATTGCTGGAGTGCCTGGCACAATATCTACACTGGAACGCCACCGATGCCGAGCTATCGACGGGGCTGGCCCCGCCACCGCCCAGCGCCTACAGTTTTTCCTCCAGCCACAGTCATGCCATCGCCAAGCGCATCGAGGAACTTTTTGCTGCGGTGGCCGGGGTGTTTTCCACAGCCACGGGCACGGGGGAAGCGCGCTATATCTTGCAGGTGGAAAAATCCTATTACCTGCTCGAATCGTATCAGGGTTCTTTCAAATACAGTTATCAGCCGACCTATGAATCCTTGCTGGGCCAGCTGGCCGAGCCGCAGGAAGTTTTCCGGCCGATAAAGGTCGATCGGCATGCGATGCACAATACGCCGCTGCCGACGATCCTTGGCAAAAACAGAACCGGCTTTATCCAGATGTTTTATTACTCACTGGGTAAAGAGGTGGATATTTTTGTGCTGGATGAAAATGGCTCGCTGTTTCACCAGCGCATTCCCTACTTCGAGGATGGGGCGCTGGTGAATCACTACAGCCGGTTTTTTGATGCCGTGCTTAACCGGCAGAGCTTCATGTTTCAGGACAGTCACGCCAGCCTGATGCTAGACGCGCTGGAGATATTCAAGGTCAGGCATCGCCACAATAAATATGATCTTGAACGTCAGGCCGTGGATGTCGATCGGCCCATGAACTATTTTAATGTGCAGGTGATTGGCGACATGGTGAACCAGAATACCGCCTTCACCGTGTACTGTAATGACGAGGAATTTTCCTCGCTGGATCACGGCACCTCGTTGTTCAAGGAGGTTGCGCGCTATGTGCTGCGAATGCGCAACAGTGGCCAGCGTTATCCCATCTACATCACCGATGTCGATCTGTCGCCGACCCTGCTGGGTGCGCGGCGCGCCGACAAGGTGCAGGCCATCGATTATCTGAAATACAAGAAACGCATCGAAGAGAAGCTCAACAAGGAACTGAACAGGCTTTAA
- a CDS encoding lipoprotein, translating to MKPCWAQYLLWLVIAVLGTGSLLSACGQKGSLTRPDPASEQRAD from the coding sequence ATGAAACCGTGCTGGGCACAATATCTACTTTGGTTGGTGATCGCCGTGCTGGGCACCGGCAGCCTGTTAAGCGCCTGCGGCCAGAAGGGCAGCCTTACCCGTCCGGACCCGGCCAGCGAACAACGCGCCGACTGA
- a CDS encoding Rieske (2Fe-2S) protein: MHYTLGRAAEIEEGAGKAYTLTIDHRPLALFVVRHHDNFYAYENSCPHTGVTLNWQPDQFLDITAQRIQCATHGALFRIENGLCEWGPCLGQRLRALTLEVQQGELRLIDRDVAET; encoded by the coding sequence ATGCATTACACCCTGGGCCGTGCTGCGGAGATTGAGGAAGGCGCCGGCAAGGCCTACACGCTGACCATCGACCACAGGCCCCTTGCCCTGTTTGTCGTGCGTCACCACGACAACTTTTACGCCTACGAAAACAGCTGCCCGCATACCGGCGTCACACTCAACTGGCAACCCGACCAGTTTCTCGATATCACCGCACAACGCATCCAGTGCGCCACCCATGGCGCACTGTTCAGGATTGAAAACGGACTCTGCGAATGGGGTCCCTGCCTGGGACAACGGCTGCGCGCCCTCACGCTTGAGGTACAGCAGGGGGAACTGCGATTGATCGACCGGGACGTCGCGGAAACCTGA
- a CDS encoding XRE family transcriptional regulator, translated as MIGERIQQARKASGLSLRALAEKAGVSAMAISKYENNKSTPSSGVMLALAKALQVRTEYFLRRARVELREVEYRKHVSLPKKVLDQIEGDVIEQIERFIELEELLPVNPIQVFKLPKSLPKQIEDYERIESIVLEIRKAWGLGNNPIPDLIDTLEERGIKVFQSIALHDEKFDGLAATVNSTPVIVVGRDWPGDRQRFTLAHELGHLVLKNRLAEGLDEEKAANRFAGAFLVPAAEAIKELGSTRSWLEPVELCVLKQTYGLSMRGWIYRASDLNILNKAASKKMWDYFRSRNWIKKEPGKQYPAEKPKLFTQLVFHAYGEELVSDSKAAELMGMSLVDFRKMRNVGSCEQDITDQ; from the coding sequence ATGATTGGAGAACGAATACAGCAGGCGCGTAAAGCGTCAGGCTTATCCCTGCGTGCATTGGCCGAAAAGGCTGGTGTGTCTGCCATGGCAATATCCAAGTACGAAAACAACAAGTCCACCCCCTCATCCGGGGTGATGCTGGCCCTGGCTAAGGCTTTGCAGGTACGGACTGAGTACTTTTTACGTCGCGCTAGAGTAGAGCTACGTGAGGTTGAGTATCGTAAACATGTCAGCTTACCGAAAAAGGTACTCGATCAGATTGAAGGTGATGTTATTGAGCAAATTGAACGGTTCATTGAGCTTGAAGAGCTACTTCCAGTAAATCCTATACAGGTCTTCAAGTTGCCAAAGAGCTTGCCTAAGCAAATTGAGGATTACGAGAGAATTGAATCCATCGTGCTCGAAATCCGAAAAGCATGGGGGCTTGGTAATAATCCAATACCTGATTTGATTGATACTTTGGAAGAGCGCGGTATCAAAGTTTTTCAGTCAATTGCTTTACATGACGAAAAATTTGATGGTTTGGCGGCCACCGTCAACAGTACTCCAGTAATTGTTGTTGGAAGAGATTGGCCTGGTGATCGGCAACGTTTTACTTTGGCTCACGAACTTGGTCATCTTGTTCTTAAGAACCGATTAGCCGAGGGTTTAGATGAAGAAAAAGCAGCTAATCGGTTTGCTGGCGCATTCCTGGTACCCGCTGCCGAGGCAATAAAAGAACTAGGTAGTACTAGAAGCTGGTTAGAACCAGTCGAGCTATGTGTTCTTAAACAAACTTATGGGCTGAGCATGCGTGGCTGGATTTATCGTGCCAGCGATTTAAATATACTCAATAAAGCAGCTTCAAAAAAAATGTGGGACTATTTCCGATCCCGCAACTGGATAAAAAAAGAACCTGGAAAACAATATCCAGCAGAAAAGCCCAAACTATTCACCCAACTGGTCTTCCATGCATATGGCGAAGAGTTAGTTAGTGATTCAAAGGCTGCTGAACTAATGGGTATGTCGCTCGTTGATTTCCGAAAGATGAGAAATGTGGGGAGCTGTGAGCAAGACATTACTGATCAGTGA